One genomic segment of Ipomoea triloba cultivar NCNSP0323 chromosome 9, ASM357664v1 includes these proteins:
- the LOC116029393 gene encoding fatty acid amide hydrolase-like isoform X1 — translation MGKKRTMLPASEIDLAEVKYTPENIIAPHVTGFWLKLLVKLIEAPMIGSFIINQMRKNNRVPEILTNTVIPENPMFKPEFPPQEPELGVICLDEDGKPEDRVELAMKYFPRYIPDSTWIPDLTASFRYWKIRDYAYAYRSKITTPSMVAERFISAMEEFSNANLSAPMLISFDPDEVRRQAAASTQRFSEGAPLSVLDGIFVAIKDDIDCYPHPSKGASKWVHEVRQVNSDAVCVSRLRSCGVILVGKANMHELGMGATGNNPNYGTTRNPHAPERYTGGSSSGSAAIVASGLCSAALGTDGGGSIRIPSSLCGVVGLKTTQGRTSLAGSLWEASTVTIIGPITATVEDAILVYAAILGSSLVDRIPLQPSLPCLPNLSSSHETSNALGSLRLGKYTEWFNDVSSVEISEKCDDVLNRLSQTYGCKMVEVVIPDLREMRIAHIVTFGSEGLCSFNPDLEDGKGVRLTYDTRTKMALFRSFTASEYVAAQRIRRRLFYYYMEIFKKVDVIVTPTTGMTAPIIPQSALQVGETNLPVLGRLMQFVTSANLLGLPAISIPVGYDNQGLPIGLQLIGRPWGEATIMQLAAAVEEICPETKKKPAIFYDILKGN, via the exons ATGGGGAAGAAGCGAACGATGTTGCCGGCGTCTGAAATTGACTTGGCAGAGGTGAAATACACGCCGGAAAATATCATAG CTCCACATGTGACTGGTTTCTGGTTGAAGCTACTTGTAAAGTTGATCGAAGCACCTATGATTGGAAGTTTCATTATTAACCAAATGAGGAAGAATAATAGAGTGCCTGAG ATTCTGACTAATACAGTGATCCCTGAGAATCCCATGTTTAAACCTGAATTTCCCCCTCAAG AGCCAGAACTTGGTGTCATTTGCTTAGATGAAGACGGAAAACCTGAAGACCGTGTTGAATTGGCCATGAAGTACTTTCCACGTTATATTCCTGATAGCACTTGGATTCCTGATTTGACTGCATCATTCCGTTACTGGAAAATTCGTGATTATGCATATGCCTATAGATCTAAGATTACAACTCCTTCTATG GTTGCAGAACGCTTTATCTCAGCCATGGAGGAGTTCAGTAATGCAAATCTGTCAGCACCAATGCTAATTTCTTTTGATCCAGATGAAGTAAGAAGGCAAGCTGCGGCTTCAACACAAAGATTTAGTGAAG GAGCTCCATTGTCAGTTTTGGATGGGATTTTTGTTGCTATTAAGGATGACATTGACTGCTATCCTCATCCCTCGAAAG GCGCATCGAAATGGGTTCATGAGGTCCGTCAGGTAAACAGTGATGCAGTTTGCGTGTCAAGATTACGTAGCTGTGGTGTGATTTTAGTAGGGAAGGCAAATATGCATGAACTGGGCATGGGAGCCACCGGAAATAATCCAAATTACGG TACAACTAGGAATCCACATGCTCCAGAAAGGTATACAGGTGGGTCTTCCTCTGGGTCAGCAGCAATTGTTGCTTCTGGACTGTGTTCAGCTGCTCTGGGAACAGATGGTGGAG GTTCAATCCGCATTCCTTCTTCCCTTTGTGGAGTTGTCGGCTTGAAAACAACACAGGGACGCACTTCCTTGGCAGG GTCATTGTGGGAAGCATCAACTGTCACCATTATTGGGCCTATTACAGCAACTGTTGAAGATGCAATACTTGT ataTGCAGCAATCCTGGGATCTTCTCTTGTGGATAGAATCCCTCTGCAACCG TCTCTTCCCTGTTTGCCGAATTTGTCTTCTTCACATGAGACGTCAAATGCTTTGGGATCATTAAGACTGGGAAAGTATACAGAG TGGTTCAATGATGTATCTTCAGTTGAAATATCTGAAAAGTGTGATGATGTCCTGAACAGGTTGTCACAAACTTATGGATGCAAA ATGGTTGAGGTTGTTATACCAGACCTTCGTGAGATGCGAATTGCTCATATTGTTACTTTTGGCTCTGAAGGACTATGCTCATTTAATCCTGATCTTGAGGATGG GAAAGGGGTGAGGTTGACCTATGACACCCGCACAAAGATGGCACTGTTTCGGTCTTTTACAGCATCAGAATATGTTGCTGCCCAGCGCATAAG GCGGAGATTGTTTTATTACTATATGGAGATTTTCAAGAAAGTGGATGTCATTGTAACCCCTACAACTGG CATGACAGCACCAATAATACCGCAAAGTGCTTTACAAGTTGGGGAGACCAATTTGCCAGTTCTCG gaCGTCTGATGCAATTTGTCACGTCAGCTAATCTTCTTGGACTTCCTGCAATTTCTATACCC GTTGGTTATGACAATCAAGGGCTTCCCATAGGCTTACAACTTATAGGTCGTCCATGGGGTGAAGCCACAATCATGCAGTTGGCAGCTGCAGTAGAG GAAATCTGCCCGGAAACTAAGAAGAAACCAGCCATTTTTTATGATATTTTGAAAGGAAACTAA
- the LOC116029393 gene encoding fatty acid amide hydrolase-like isoform X2, which translates to MIGSFIINQMRKNNRVPEILTNTVIPENPMFKPEFPPQEPELGVICLDEDGKPEDRVELAMKYFPRYIPDSTWIPDLTASFRYWKIRDYAYAYRSKITTPSMVAERFISAMEEFSNANLSAPMLISFDPDEVRRQAAASTQRFSEGAPLSVLDGIFVAIKDDIDCYPHPSKGASKWVHEVRQVNSDAVCVSRLRSCGVILVGKANMHELGMGATGNNPNYGTTRNPHAPERYTGGSSSGSAAIVASGLCSAALGTDGGGSIRIPSSLCGVVGLKTTQGRTSLAGSLWEASTVTIIGPITATVEDAILVYAAILGSSLVDRIPLQPSLPCLPNLSSSHETSNALGSLRLGKYTEWFNDVSSVEISEKCDDVLNRLSQTYGCKMVEVVIPDLREMRIAHIVTFGSEGLCSFNPDLEDGKGVRLTYDTRTKMALFRSFTASEYVAAQRIRRRLFYYYMEIFKKVDVIVTPTTGMTAPIIPQSALQVGETNLPVLGRLMQFVTSANLLGLPAISIPVGYDNQGLPIGLQLIGRPWGEATIMQLAAAVEEICPETKKKPAIFYDILKGN; encoded by the exons ATGATTGGAAGTTTCATTATTAACCAAATGAGGAAGAATAATAGAGTGCCTGAG ATTCTGACTAATACAGTGATCCCTGAGAATCCCATGTTTAAACCTGAATTTCCCCCTCAAG AGCCAGAACTTGGTGTCATTTGCTTAGATGAAGACGGAAAACCTGAAGACCGTGTTGAATTGGCCATGAAGTACTTTCCACGTTATATTCCTGATAGCACTTGGATTCCTGATTTGACTGCATCATTCCGTTACTGGAAAATTCGTGATTATGCATATGCCTATAGATCTAAGATTACAACTCCTTCTATG GTTGCAGAACGCTTTATCTCAGCCATGGAGGAGTTCAGTAATGCAAATCTGTCAGCACCAATGCTAATTTCTTTTGATCCAGATGAAGTAAGAAGGCAAGCTGCGGCTTCAACACAAAGATTTAGTGAAG GAGCTCCATTGTCAGTTTTGGATGGGATTTTTGTTGCTATTAAGGATGACATTGACTGCTATCCTCATCCCTCGAAAG GCGCATCGAAATGGGTTCATGAGGTCCGTCAGGTAAACAGTGATGCAGTTTGCGTGTCAAGATTACGTAGCTGTGGTGTGATTTTAGTAGGGAAGGCAAATATGCATGAACTGGGCATGGGAGCCACCGGAAATAATCCAAATTACGG TACAACTAGGAATCCACATGCTCCAGAAAGGTATACAGGTGGGTCTTCCTCTGGGTCAGCAGCAATTGTTGCTTCTGGACTGTGTTCAGCTGCTCTGGGAACAGATGGTGGAG GTTCAATCCGCATTCCTTCTTCCCTTTGTGGAGTTGTCGGCTTGAAAACAACACAGGGACGCACTTCCTTGGCAGG GTCATTGTGGGAAGCATCAACTGTCACCATTATTGGGCCTATTACAGCAACTGTTGAAGATGCAATACTTGT ataTGCAGCAATCCTGGGATCTTCTCTTGTGGATAGAATCCCTCTGCAACCG TCTCTTCCCTGTTTGCCGAATTTGTCTTCTTCACATGAGACGTCAAATGCTTTGGGATCATTAAGACTGGGAAAGTATACAGAG TGGTTCAATGATGTATCTTCAGTTGAAATATCTGAAAAGTGTGATGATGTCCTGAACAGGTTGTCACAAACTTATGGATGCAAA ATGGTTGAGGTTGTTATACCAGACCTTCGTGAGATGCGAATTGCTCATATTGTTACTTTTGGCTCTGAAGGACTATGCTCATTTAATCCTGATCTTGAGGATGG GAAAGGGGTGAGGTTGACCTATGACACCCGCACAAAGATGGCACTGTTTCGGTCTTTTACAGCATCAGAATATGTTGCTGCCCAGCGCATAAG GCGGAGATTGTTTTATTACTATATGGAGATTTTCAAGAAAGTGGATGTCATTGTAACCCCTACAACTGG CATGACAGCACCAATAATACCGCAAAGTGCTTTACAAGTTGGGGAGACCAATTTGCCAGTTCTCG gaCGTCTGATGCAATTTGTCACGTCAGCTAATCTTCTTGGACTTCCTGCAATTTCTATACCC GTTGGTTATGACAATCAAGGGCTTCCCATAGGCTTACAACTTATAGGTCGTCCATGGGGTGAAGCCACAATCATGCAGTTGGCAGCTGCAGTAGAG GAAATCTGCCCGGAAACTAAGAAGAAACCAGCCATTTTTTATGATATTTTGAAAGGAAACTAA